From one Parambassis ranga chromosome 5, fParRan2.1, whole genome shotgun sequence genomic stretch:
- the nxph4 gene encoding neurexophilin-4, with translation MQVLGWTIVLLCQWILRKVQGLEKQVDFSDLGPVRSVMKTLPYGVGGGTVGGVVKPPYQTRIFSTSMDQIPMKSKPPTSSFFNPYDPARNQSLLLDQTGYRSKRKPSLKTAMKTKKIFGWGDFYFNVKTAKFSLLVTGKIVDHINGTFTVFFRHNSSSLGNVSVSIVPPTKVVEFEVLQQQQLHPHTQQEVQIQETQQSTIDPKESKTFNCRVEYEKTNRSKKSKPCLYDPSQTCFTEHTQSQAAWLCAKPFKVICIFISFFSIDYKLVQKVCPDYNFQSDHPYFG, from the coding sequence GTGCAAGGGTTAGAGAAGCAGGTGGACTTCTCAGATCTGGGTCCGGTGAGGTCAGTGATGAAGACACTTCCATACGGTGTAGGTGGAGGCACAGTTGGGGGAGTGGTTAAGCCTCCATACCAAACCCGCATCTTCTCCACATCCATGGACCAGATACCCATGAAATCCAAGCCACCCACCTCCAGTTTCTTCAACCCGTATGACCCGGCCCGGAACCAATCCCTGCTACTGGACCAGACAGGCTACCGTTCCAAACGTAAGCCCTCACTAAAGACGGCCATGAAGACCAAAAAGATCTTTGGCTGGGGAGACTTCTACTTCAACGTCAAGACTGCGAAGTTCAGCTTGTTGGTGACGGGGAAGATTGTAGACCACATCAATGGTACTTTCACCGTTTTCTTTCGCCACAACTCTTCCAGCCTGGGGAATGTGTCTGTCAGCATCGTGCCACCAACCAAAGTGGTGGAGTTTGaggtcctccagcagcagcagctgcatccCCACACCCAGCAGGAGGTCCAGATCCAGGAGACGCAACAGTCCACCATCGACCCCAAAGAGTCAAAGACCTTTAACTGTCGAGTCGAATACGAGAAAACCAACAGATCCAAGAAGTCCAAACCCTGCCTGTACGACCCGTCTCAGACCTGCTTCACAGAGCACACCCAGTCCCAGGCTGCCTGGCTCTGTGCTAAGCCCTTCAAAGTCATCTGCATCTTCATCTCCTTCTTCAGCATCGATTACAAGCTGGTTCAGAAAGTGTGTCCGGACTACAACTTCCAAAGTGATCATCCTTACTTTGGATAA